A stretch of the Hippoglossus hippoglossus isolate fHipHip1 chromosome 1, fHipHip1.pri, whole genome shotgun sequence genome encodes the following:
- the bglapl gene encoding bone gamma-carboxyglutamate (gla) protein, like yields MKTLTLLSICALLSVCWSMGAVEPEVVVDPDADTAADAAPTADADADADADADADADASSESDSNSPSDSSASDSNSSVDSSASDSSSSSSSSSESSSSESTESSSSESNSSSDSSASSSSSSSSSSESASTEASPVVMKRDLAAVLLRRRRAVGALSPLQLESLQEVCELSVACDEMAETAGIVAAYTAYYGPVPF; encoded by the exons ATGAAGACTCTGACTCTGCTCTCCATCTGTGCCCTTCTCTCAGTGTGCTGGTCCATGGGAG CTGTGGAACCAGAGGTTGTCGTGGACCCTGATGCTGACACGGCTGCTGACGCTGCACCTACTGCCGATGCCGATGCCGATGCCGATGCCGATGCCGATGCCGATGCCGATGCCTCCTCTGAGTCCGACTCCAACTCTCCCTCCGACTCCTCAGCATCCGATTCCAACTCGAGCGTTGACTCGTCAGCTTCcgattcatcctcctcttcctcctcatcctctgagTCCTCATCGTCTGAGTCTACCGAATCCTCTTCCTCCGAGTCCAATTCTTCCTCTGACTcgtctgcctcctcttcctcttcctcctcatcctcatcggAGTCAGCCAGCACTGAGg CTTCTCCAGTGGTGATGAAGAGAGACCTGGCTGCTGTTCtcctgagaagaagaagagcggTAGGAGCCCTCAGCCCTCTGCAGCTGGAAAG cCTGCAGGAGGTGTGTGAGTTGAGCGTGGCCTGTGACGAGATGGCTGAGACCGCGGGTATCGTCGCTGCATACACCGCCTACTATGGACCTGTTCCCTTCTAA